TAAAGAATGGGAAAGTACCAGCGATGGAGAAGTTAGCATTATCATTGTACATTCTTGgaaatagagaatcaaattcaaatgcaacaGAGCGATTTCAACGATCTGGGGAAACTGTTAGTCGAATTTTTACTAATATGTTGCATATATTTGCTCGAATGGGAATAGACACGATTAAACCCACTGAAGGTCAATTTGAGGAAGTACTGAACCATATTCGACATGATACAAGATATTGGCCTCactttaaggtaaaatttacacaatctttatatttttaaaatataaattatttctaacttttatctcattacttgtatttattttaaagaactGTATTGGGGTCATAGATGGAACACACATAAAAGCATGCATTTCGCCTTCTTGTCAAATACCTTATATTGGACGGAAAGGTgaaccaactcaaaatattatggcAGTTTGTGACTTCAACATGTGCTCTATTTTTGCATTTTCTGGTTGGGAAGGAACAACACAtgatagtagaatttttttgcaAGCACTTAGAAAACAAGAGTTAAAGTTTCCACACACTCCACCaggttgaactttaattttttaattaatttttacataaaaatattaaaatttttaatttatttttaaacttgatattatgttttacttttttgtaggaaaatattatcttgtggaTTCAGGATATCCACAAATGGCAGGTTTTCTAGGTCCATATAGGGGGaaacgatatcatttacctgattGTCATCGAGGTAATCATCAAATATCTGGAAAAAAAGAAACCTTTAATCATGCCCATTCTTCGTTACGCTCTGTGATTGAACGAACATTTAGAGTGTGGAAAAAAAATGGTCAATATTAAGAGATATTCCAAGTTATTCATTCAACAATcaagttttaatagttattacaacaatggttttgcataattacattcgaAGACATGCTTGGTCAAATGATGAGAATTTTCGACAATTTGAGAATATACCCGACATGCCAATCTCTTCAGGCCATTTTGATAAAGGTGAATTGAGTTTTTCTAACAGAGAAAGTGACCTTGAAATCACGATGTTAAGGGAAACCATTgcaactagtttaatgaatccatatttgtaaaaacattttgtatcataacttaatttctagtaataatgaaacttgttatgtcttatgttactatatttttttattaaaatcatttgtttagatacttcaaattttgatcaaagtataatgttactatttgtgaaaataatatttatcattgttataaaaaatatttaactataaaaattaaaaataattatcattttatctaataaataatttaaattgattatataattcattaaaatattagaagatacattttaatattttattaaatgaatttataaattcacatattttaataattttaaaaaagtaaaataattttaaaaaattctattatatatcaattctaatctgatgtctttaatagttattttttattctcacctcGCCGTTACAGTTGCGTTTGAATCTAAACACACATtccatcattatttttaatctcaccgctacaatatctaatctcatcgCTACATTAACTAATCTTACCGTTactgttatttttaatttcaccgGAGATAAACACACCGCTCATCCAAACTAAGGCTAAAGAAAGTATTatctaaagtattttttaaaagtgaTATGTTAAATCAGTCAGTCAGATAGtcactattaattattaataataacaaatctGTTACTCTATAAAACTCACAGTTCTTCAGAAGGAGGACACCAAAATCGAATATGAGTGATCCTTTTGCTTGGTTAATGGAGGAGTGCAAGATGTACTCTGAGGAGTCCGGTTTACAACGCTGCTCCTATTCCAATCCCTCCGACTCCGTATCCGGTTCTCCGGATATGCCTGATGCCCCGCTCGGTTCCACCGCCGTCGCAACTTTTCCTCCTCCTAAATCACCGGAAGGTCCACTGCCGAATGGTCAACCCAATCTTCCCACCCCTCCTGAGTTCAACTCTACCCCCACCTGCGACGATAACTGCAATGATGATCGGAGGATCGAGAAATCTGATGAGAAGGGTTCGAACTCGAGTGCAATGAAGGGGGTAAATGAGAGAAAACGGGCATTGCCTTCTTGGGCTTACCAGAAGGTGGAAGATGATGGGGCTGTTGATGAGAAACTAAAGGGCAGTGAATCGGAGTTGCCTTCTCCGCTGGCTAAAGGGAAAGTTGCCGAGGATCTGGAGGTTAATGAAAGGAAGTTGCCTTCACTAGCTAATGGGAGTGGAGTAGATAATGAGAAGGCTGACCAGGAAATGGTCGTTAACGGAAGGAATTCGGTCCATTCTGGTATGTGTTCAAATGGTCTGAGTGAGAATGTTGTGGAATTTACTATTTTGGATGTGTTGCGCCACCTGGGAAACGATGATGATAATGAGCTGAGGCTAAGTACCCTTAGTATTTTGGAGGTTGCAGAGAGAAAATGgggtaaattttaattgataggTCGCAGGAGGGATATTAagtaaaaacttgagtttgtGTGTGCTAGatggttttctttttgttgttttagttcTGTGCTAGGAAACAAATGGAAGGGAAAAGGCTTGAATATTCAGAAGGTAATTGTATGAAGGCCATTTTTGTTGCAGGTAAATTGGAATATTTAAGCCTATATGAAAGATGTTTcatagttaaagttcatgctTTATATGGAGGGATTACTTTGCTTGTataaatgcaaaatttgaaatgttaaaaGCATGGAATTATTTTTGCTTTCTAACTCTGATTGCTGAAGATGTTTTATGAGTCTTTTACTTTAGTGTGTGTGACAATGACCCGTTTCATCCATTGGTGTGCTTGTGCACGCATGTGTTGATGCCTTAATTGGTGGTCGAGCGATAAATGGAAACTGACCATTAAAGCAATATCTAGGATTTGTTGGTTTGAAGTTAAGCCTAAAAAGTTCAGGGCCTTGGATGAAAATAGTGATTTGTGATAACCATTTTGTCAAACCAGGGAAGAGGTGaaagggtttttatttttctcctccATCAATTAAGGGATATGTAGTATTTAAAGTACTTGCATCTGCATCAAAGTACAGTTTAGTTCCCGGCATCCGCTTTGGTAGGCCAAGCAAAAGGTTGACTACCCTGGCCTAAAAAACAGCCATCTGTCTTATTTTTGTGCCCAACATTGTCTTCTTTGTTGATTTCATGTCCACTCTCAAAGAATTTAACTAGTTTCCAACCTGGGTTACTTGTTTGATctgatatttttagaacatgTTTCTCAAGGATAAGATTTTTGCATCTTATAAACAAGATTAAGTTTCTGAATTCAGGTCATTATTTATCCTTATTATCATCAAAACAGGAAGTTGACATCCTCTGTTGCCGTGTATGACTGGTAGTGGACCTTTTTAGCTATGGTTTGCTGGCAATGTACATGAATCTTTTTGGTTTTTGCCCATTTTCAGGCACTATATCAATGTCATTAATGATAATACATTGCACCTGATTCTCCCTAATCCTTTCAGTTCTCTAAAAGAAAGAATGACCAGATATCCCCAAGTTTATCTTTGAGCTATTTGCCTGCTATATGAACAACTGTGAGGGCTGTTTATGAAGTCCTATGCACTCCACAAACAACTTCAAGCACGCTAGAAGGTTTAAAGTAATGGCCATTTCTTACATGTTAACTTGCACTTTGTTTCTGTGGTCTAGAATAAACCACAATCAGGTTGAATTGTCTTTCTCATTATTAAAAACTAACGAGAGAGTTTTAATAAGAATCAACCAGTTATGGACAGTCTTAAATCAAATGGAAGTCTTATTAAAACTAGTAAGGGGTTTTACTCTACTTGTAAGGACAAAACCTTATCAAGGTCGATTCAATCAGTTGATAATGTAGGTATCCAGTATACCCAAACGGCAGCAATTAAAGCTAAGATTATTTATTGCATCCATAAAGCTATTTTGATATCCCTTTATTCTAGTTTTCTTTCCCCACAGCAAAACCAAAGGGGATAAGCTGCATTGTTACCAAGGGGTATATAAAAATTCTGTTtctatgcaaaaaaaaaaaaaaccgacATTTGCATACAAAACtttggaaattatatattaCAATCTGTTGCCAACCTatacagaaaaaagaaaaaaagaaaaaaaaacccacccCAAAGTAATCTCTTAGCATTTTGAGTTTGGAAAGGTGAATGAGGGAAAAGAGCAACCATCAAACCTCATTCAGATTTTTCAGTGTATGGCATGCAAAATATGTCAACCCCATACATGGAGTCTTGCAGAAGGAGCAGACCTTTACAGTTGTAATTATAAAAAGCCAATGCTAAGGATGGAAAGGATTTGGGTGTGCCGAGCTACTACTGGTGCTTGCCTGTTGCCCAAAACTTAAAGCAGGATGAAGCAGTTCTGCCTGCGCGAATGAGCCATTGGACGGCACATCCAGCAGCAAATCTTGGTCGGAACTTTCATCGACAAAATGAAGAGAATCCAGCATGAGAGAGCTACCATCAGAAGGCAAAGCAAATAGGCTTCTTGGACTAAAGCAAAAACCATCATTATCTATGAGTTCTTTGTTTTCACAAGAAGCCTTCATGATCACCCTTTTGGGGCTCTTTAAAGTCCTTGATTctggaaaatgaaaaacatgTCTTTCTTAGCAAAATGTCAGCATAACTCTAAACAATCACAAAAGCTAACATGGTCAACACTCGACTTAAAGGGTGATATTTAGTTACAGAGAAATTTTCTTCATATGTCTTCatgctattaaatttatttccttcagcaaatttattgttaatttgtATTACTATTTTAACTATGGCATCGTACTTTTTCCTTGTCATAAATCCCAAGGCTAAGCTGAGTTATTGTCAGTTCAAAACTCAATATCACAATCTAATCTTTAATATAACTTAACAAGACTTATATCATACAGTGCAATAacaaggaaaattttcaaacctggAAAGTTTTGAATTTGACTGTTGCGTGATCTCTTCATAGTTACCGAATTATTTGATGCAATGGCATTTGGTCCTCTAGCATTCATAGATCCTGGAATACTATTACATTTCTGCAGCAAAATAAATGCTACCATATTGAGTAGTCCAATGGGCAAAATATGTTCATGCCAAGATGTCACTAGTCGAGAAACCAATTGATACCTTAAGTGTCTGACGGCGTTCCACCCAATGGGATTTTGTTAAGTCGAATAATGCAAGTCTTTTCAATGTCTTACAATCTTCAACTTTCACCCCTGGTACAGATACACTAAAGACCCCTTCTTCAAGCAGTTGCTGAAAGTAACATAAGTTCTCCTTGAATTGAGGGCTTTCAAACATGCTTTCGAGGCTGCAGATACGAGGACAACTATCAGTGATTCCACATCATGTTTCAACTATCAGCCATCTCTTTAAGCAACTGATAGTCATTGCTGGTTTTTCCCATTCTCTTTTCCTCAACTATTTATTTTCCTATGTGCATCAAAtactttgaaataaaaacttaaCTATTACAAGCAAATGCATTCCATTGCACATAAAAGACAGACTAGAAAGCTGTTACTTTCGACCTCTCGATAATAGAGTGAAAAAGATACCTATCGGGGAGGTTGGCAATGTCAAGTGGAGGTAGATACTGCAGCAACTGTTGCTGCTCCTCATTTGTTAAACATTTCACAAATTCCTCATAGTTGAGAATATCCTGCACGACACAAAAACATCAACAAATAGTGAAGAATGAACATGCTATGAAGTGAATTGCTCATGGTAACTCTTTAACTTTTGCTAAATATGGAGGAATTATCTCAAAGATTTATGGAACATTCAGCCATTAAATGTATACAAAATTACAGGTATGATGATATAGCAGCTGTACAATTGAGTTCTAAATGCTTTTCCCTAGAAATTTGAAGAAAGAATACAGACACAAGGGAACTTACATTTAAATCTATGTTGCACAGTGGAGAATTATGACTTTCCATCAGTAGTGATTTTTCATGCTGAGATTTGTCCCTGCCAAAtgtcaaaaaggaaaattaatcaACATGATAGCATCATTCCCCAAGTTCTCCTCCCATTGCATAGCAGCCTATGAGCTTTATCTTAAGGCTCATGATTCATAAGTAATGATGACATTAGATACCAAAAGTTTTCCTGAAAAACAGAGACATTACTACTAGGAAGCTTTTGAGATTAATGTCATGCCTTACATAGAAGAAATGTACCTTCTCTTAACCTTTCTAAGCGGCATTGtcaaatttcataatatattcAGTAAAAGCACATGGTCCACTCAATTCTATTTTCATAACTGGTAGATTCTGCTGCAACTTAAATATTATTGTGAAATGATTTACCTATTAAGTTGTTCGTGCTGGATGCCTTGTCCAGCAGAGCTCTTAGCCCTTTCAATTCCATGACCTAAAAACTTGATGCCCTTGCTATCATTGCATGCAGGGAAGCTTGAAGAATATGAATAAGCCTCATTCCTTGAGTATTGTCTGTTTTCAACTGAGAGGGAACTAGCTTCTGATTCCTCTTCCCGAGCTATTGAGCTTGGATGTCTAATTAAAACACTTCCATGTCCAATCTCAACAGAAACCATGGGTGTCTCACTCTCAAGAAGCAAATCCTCCTCAGAAGATCCAGAGAAATATGAAGACTGTTGTTCATGTAAAATAGTATATAAATCTTTTGTAAGTTTCTCGACTGAAGATGGCTTTGGACGATTTACGCAGGTTCTTTTCTTAGATGGTACCATTGAGTCCCACACATTGGATTGGGCAGGGCCTGCAGAAAGATAAAAAGAAGACAACATGAGCATCAGTCTGGATCTAGTTAGTGATGAAGATATAATCTAAGGATGCAGATAAAAACATCAAGATTAACCACTAAAACagagaaattttaataaaacatagaAAGGTAAAATCTGTATTACATTGTTAAACAGTTTCTGCTTATAGCTACAGTTAACTTTAGTGATGTCAAAGATATGATAAACCTTTCAGCCTCAGTGGTGCATTCGGAGAAACCATTGGAAAACCATAGTACTTGCATTTTTAGGAATATCCAAAACCATTTtccataattattttcaattatgcCAAAGATGGTACTCATGAATCTCCAATGACTTCGTATGGACTGGGATATTTCATTGAACTTAGTATATGATCCACTAGGTCTCTttccttttgaattttattgacaaaacaaatgcaatatacTCTCATACGGTCAAAACAGTGATAAGGAACACTGATGGCATTGTGCCCAACCTGTCAAGTCACCAGCATCGGCACACCCAAATTGGGCACAGCTTTCTGAATTAGATATGGCTGATCCAGAACTTGATCTATTACTCGTATCATCATCCACAAACTTACGGTTCCCCTGGTTGTAATCAGGGACAACAACTGCTTTATcatgatttgattttcttttcagcaGTTTTACTTCTTTGTTCTTATTTATAGATATGATCTTCAATCTGGAGGCCCTATGATCCTCATAATCTTCAGGTTCAACCCTGGCATGAAGTGGGGTATAATTTGTAAGTGTCCCTTTAGTCCTCCACCTTGATCCACATGCATTGCACAATACTGGCTTCTCGGGAGGTCCATTGCGCCAAAGAGGAGTGCCTATCACGATGCATTGTTATTAGTAAGTATAAGCTAATTGAGGACAAAGAAAGTTTACAACTGAGATATGTTTATATAAGAGTCATTAGCCAGATTTTATAGAGATTTAGGGTCAATAAGACAGACATTAGATAAGAACCAAATTTATTTGATAGACAACATTAGGTGATTCTTCTTCAAATTATGGATAATACACTATCAAGGACAAACTTGAGTAAGAACCAAACGCAAGAGGGACTGGCACTTGTCCTCATAAGTTGACATTAAGTCCTTAATGTTGGAAGCAATTCCTAAAACAATCTAGGATCAATGCTCTTGCTTTCACCAAGGTAACAAGGATAAATGGAGCTTCCATTAACACCTTTACTTGACagaaatttaatattcattCAGTGAccataaaaaatagaatagagcTGAAATGAGTTGAGTTGCAACTATTGGTGAAAGGCTTAAGAGGCAAACATTAGAATTTTCGATGGAGGTCGACTATTCTTATCATTGGATTTTAAACAATAGCTTATTAAGAAAATGAGCAAGAACCCATCAATAACTCAATGTAAGTGCATCCATATAGGAGTGAAAACAATGATGTTCGAAGAAAAACATTCCTTTTAATTGAATCCAAGAGGACTGAGGTTTGACTTGAAATCCAGGCTTATAAACATGTATGGAGCAATGGGAAAGCAATGCCAATTTAATGTTGAATCTGCAACTGGTCAGCAATCAACAACACAGACTCTGCATTTCCCTTGTATCCAATAGAACTCAATCTCACATTCCTTTATGAGATATGTTGGAACTTTGAACATGAGTCAAAGAAGGACCAACCCCAAGAGATACAATGAAAAGAAGGAAGGAATGAGGTCGAAAGAAACAACTGAATTAAATAACAAACTCAAGGTTGAAGCTTTACATGGATTGAGAGAAAAGGACACATGTTATTCTAAATTCATATGCAAACAGACTAACACAAAGAACAGCTTATATTCTAAAACTTATTATCTTTGTCCATGTAATCTGTTCATTTTCTGCATACAGTTACTCCCAAATTCCAATTATAGAATTATTTATCCAAGCATACAAAATCATACACCAAAAACACTAATTTAGGGGGGGGGGGAGGTTGAACATTTACATATATCCAAGGActcaaattctttttctttttttcttctatttttagactttatattCGAAAAGTTAATTGGAGAAACAAGAACTCACTTGTAACTCCACAGTGATAGCAAGGCCCTTGCTTGCCCATGTCTTTCTCTTTTGCTCAagggaagaaaaacaaattaaaaaggacaaaaattgaaaacaatttaagaaaaaaaataagaaatttgtaTTATTGACAAAAACTCTGATTGGTTTCTTCAAGCTTTATATGACATATTAAACTGAGTATTAAAGGCTTTTCTTCAAAAACCCAGAAATCTCTAGTTTAGTTTGCAGAACAAAACTGAAGtcatataaatgaaaaaataccCAGAAGTGTTCTATGTCCTTCTCATCAGtctaataaacataaaaaaaaattttaaaatccaaaaatcagGAAGAACTGAAGGATTATAGAAATGGGTATTTGAGCTTGGAATCTAAACAACCCAATGgagaggagaaaaaaaagagagagagcaaAAGGAAAGACTAAATGAGAGGAGGAATCTAATAAATGGCTGTGAAAAGGGGAAGGtgaaatgagaagaaaaagcaAAGGagaatagtaattttattataaaatattgtttcaattttcttctacattattaaatttattgataaattattgtgtcaaaagataaatataaaaaagggtaGGGTAAGGTAagagtaaaaatgaaaaatgaaaattgttcaAAGAAGGataaggaattttatatttttattgcataTATACTGTTGACTAGACTTTTCAGCTTTGTTTTTGATGTTCCTACAAAatagaaatttgaaaataatttattattaatttcctactaagtaatattttatttaaagaaactACATTccaaaataagtaattaaaaataaaaatacaccatactttatttgttaattaataattttgtttgtgtGCGTGATGACATGAtgttgattatttttgtttagtgGGTCTTTGTTCTTAAAAAGAATGAACCTAATTTCCACCGTCCCGCGTGATGATCTCTGTCACGATTCAATAGGCGCCATCCGATTTAATTAAAAGCATTGTCAAATTGGGTCCCACTTAATGTAGATCTAATGGAGGCTTTCACTCCTTGTAAAAACATGGACTGCTATGGAATTGTGTTCCAAATCTGAGGGCTGGGAATTGGCAAAAAGTCATCAATTTAACTTGGTTGaaagtatttttatataaacatacattattattttttaatgtgcgTCATAATCATGTGCCCTACCTCTACATTACAAACTTCTTTGGATCTCATCTCATCAAAACCTTTGATCTGGTCACTTATTTTTCAAGATGATGGCTCTTTTTCCCACACCAAATTGCTTCTCCTATTTCACACAGTTCATCAAAATGATGCCATGTTTTGACGCTCACCAAGCCATTGCTTCAAAGGATAATTAACTTTCAAAGTAGAAGAGGTCGTCTAGTCCGTGTTGAtgtaataacaatttttttttaaataaatagaacacatCAATTGATTCATCTCTAAgtaatgtttttaaagtttaaagagTATCAAGTCCggtaattaattatataaatttagaaaacttattgCTTAATACCAAAATTGTCCAAGTagtataaaaatcaatttgaataGATTTATAAGAACAAAGGGAGAAAGGAAGGTCCCAAAagagtaataatataaaataagtgaaaatagtATAGTCCGGGGTTATGAGGAACTATATGGTGTAACCGCTCAtacttttaacatttatttttattactatttataactggtaaactacacccatggtcacctttgtttacctcaggttacattttagtcacttatgtttgaaatgttatgttttagtcacttacgttatcgcgttgtaacattttagtcacggagtcgttaattgtcgttaacggtataacagtaagctgacgtggtacgttaaatcatcatttcaaacaaatattttacaattggtccccatatttttttgttttgaacaatttaattttttttcttttatgttcttttaacttttcctttttctttgtaattctcttatgcttctccaTTTGTTTTCctaccttctccatttcttttaacatatcaggaagtcgaattggcaatgaagaaagaagcatggtatgggtttatgggttttggttataggcaatGATGACTTTTGACTTTTTGCTTCATTTTTCACTGcccaattcgacttcctgatATGTGAAGAGAAATGGAGAATTTAGGAAAATAGAGGAAGaaacagaagagaatggaaaataaataaaaaaagagagaggaaagtttaaagaacataaaaaaaattaaattgctcaaaacaaaaaaatatggggatcgattgtataatttaacttaaattttttgtttgaaatgattatttaacgtgccacgtcagcttattGTTACATCGTTTAAAGGcaattaacgactcagtgactaaaatgttacaacacgataacgttagtgactaaaacgtaacatttcaaacatgaatgactaaaatgtaacttaaggtaaacaaaagtgaccatgggtgtagtttacccatttaTAACTATTATCAAGTTAATCTTTTTGCTGTAAATTATCTCTTttttaggaaaagaaaaaaacataattatagtGAGCATGTAAGACGATTTTTATTCCAGAATTAGATAAGAATAAatcacacaaatatatatatatatatatatatgtaaccATATATGggtataaaattttgaaggaataatattgtgattatatttaatttcttgtattattgttattaaatttgtatcacttcattaataatattaaattcatttagaCACTtcataaagaaataatattaattttatcggatttaattttctattattttttcaaagaaaaaacaaatcagTATACGCACATTGATAAATCTGGTCCATCCCCAAATACAAGGTAAATTAGTGTAAAATATTGTAAGatgagaaaaattaatttaattttactaaataattttagttgaaaacaacatgaaattttcaattaaatccaaaaaaaatcatatatattatagcAATTTGAACTTACAAAAAAGTATTCTTATGTGACCTAGTTTATAAATTACCATTTGTCACGATAATAATCATCACGTGTAActgttaattatatttaaaaaataattcaagatGAAGTTGTTGTAAAAATATAGCAacatatttagaataaaaagttgtatatattttgttaatatctaaatgaaaagaatattacaattacaatttggttttaatatttatatgtaaaatctaaatgaaaatcatataattttaataattataatagtaTGAGATAACATGATATCACCCATACATgttgcttaattaattttatttacaatatattattattcgttatatttttgttgaatacaatcaataattttcatatgtatagtattttatttttacatcaatATTTTCTTGTGATATTTAGCTTAAATAATATGCATGGATGTATtaaatatacattaaaaatataaaattaaaatagattataCTTCTATCGATAAttaggttaaataaattataggaaATACTATAAAGAAAATTGACACAAATATatctagtaaaattttaaacttgaaatatatttttaaaaattaacttttaattttgacaatattaaaattattttacaataaattgttttttatataattttgtaatagGAGATGGGGGTAACACGGTTTGAACCAATGCCAAATGGGTGTCTGACAAGAACTTTAACCATCActttataaagtaaaaatacaatatattttaataacattGATTAAagtgtatgtgtatatatatttatatattaaac
The Gossypium raimondii isolate GPD5lz chromosome 8, ASM2569854v1, whole genome shotgun sequence DNA segment above includes these coding regions:
- the LOC105792012 gene encoding GATA transcription factor 26, translating into MGKQGPCYHCGVTSTPLWRNGPPEKPVLCNACGSRWRTKGTLTNYTPLHARVEPEDYEDHRASRLKIISINKNKEVKLLKRKSNHDKAVVVPDYNQGNRKFVDDDTSNRSSSGSAISNSESCAQFGCADAGDLTGPAQSNVWDSMVPSKKRTCVNRPKPSSVEKLTKDLYTILHEQQSSYFSGSSEEDLLLESETPMVSVEIGHGSVLIRHPSSIAREEESEASSLSVENRQYSRNEAYSYSSSFPACNDSKGIKFLGHGIERAKSSAGQGIQHEQLNRDKSQHEKSLLMESHNSPLCNIDLNDILNYEEFVKCLTNEEQQQLLQYLPPLDIANLPDSLESMFESPQFKENLCYFQQLLEEGVFSVSVPGVKVEDCKTLKRLALFDLTKSHWVERRQTLKKCNSIPGSMNARGPNAIASNNSVTMKRSRNSQIQNFPESRTLKSPKRVIMKASCENKELIDNDGFCFSPRSLFALPSDGSSLMLDSLHFVDESSDQDLLLDVPSNGSFAQAELLHPALSFGQQASTSSSSAHPNPFHP